The following coding sequences lie in one Arachis stenosperma cultivar V10309 chromosome 5, arast.V10309.gnm1.PFL2, whole genome shotgun sequence genomic window:
- the LOC130980397 gene encoding uncharacterized protein LOC130980397, with protein MEVVLGPGDQARAAGAEGAASVASLRGRLRSPQQHTRTRPFGGTGGDSAIIMQELRHRVQNLERQLADRERDGQSTDPSYTPSPGSEEEDSHRSRPRRTSASRTEAESTREESPILRRRNDTIIYSRARPTRRAARGREDGEGRSERTRQPVIMGATPFHLSILEVRLPKHFDKPTDMRYDGTQDPLEHLTAFEARMNLEGVRDEVRCRAFPVTLAGPAIRWFNGLPQGSIYSFSDISRAFLAQFTTRIAKAKHPINLLGVTQRQGEPTRRYLDRFNDECLEIDGLTDSVASLCLTNGLLNENFRKHLTTKPVWTMHEIQTVAKEYINDEEVSRVVAANKRQPSYNQARQQGNGERPKGQTREEALSKAPRTFPRVGKFTNYTPLNLPIVEVYQQIAEKGILPKPRPLKDRTGGNKNLYCDYHKGYGHLTQDCFDLKDALDTSDKGR; from the coding sequence ATGGAAGTCGTGCTGGGTCCCGGTGACCAAGCTCGAGCAGCCGGAGCGGAGGGGGCAGCCTCCGTCGCCTCGCTAAGGGGGCGGCTGAGGTCCCCCCAACAACACACGAGAACACGACCATTCGGGGGAACGGGCGGAGatagcgccataataatgcagGAGCTACGCCACAGGGTCCAGAACCTAGAACGACAGCTGGCCGACCGGGAGCGGGATGGACAGTCTACCGATCCGAGCTATACCCCGTCTCCCGGAAGCGAGGAGGAAGACTCTCACCGAAGCCGCCCGCGGCGCACATCCGCATCCCGGACGGAAGCGGAGAGCACGCGGGAGGAGTCACCCATTCTGAGAAGACGAAATGACACAATCATCTACTCTCGTGCCAGACCAACCCGCCGAGCGGCAAGAGGTCGCGAAGACGGGGAAGGGAGATCCGAGAGAACACGACAACCTGTGATAATGGGCGCCACCCCGTTCCACCTATCTATCCTCGAGGTCCGGTtgccgaaacacttcgacaaaccaacggacatgaggtacgacggaACTCAAGACCCTCTAGAACACCTTACGGCCTTTGAGGCCAGGATGAATCTGGAGGGAGTGAGGGATGAAGTAAGATGCCGCGCCTTCCCGGTAACCTTAGCAGGGCCAGCGATCagatggtttaacggcctcccaCAAGGTTCCATCTACAGTTTCTCGGACATCAGCCGTGCATTCCTGGCCCAATTTACAACGCGGATAGCAAAGGCCAAGCACCCTATCAACCTTCTAGGGGTAACCCAGAGACAAGGAGAGCCGACCAGGAGGTACTTagatcggttcaacgacgaatgcttggaaatCGACGGCTTAACCGACTCGGTGGCCAGTCTTTGCCTGACAaacggcctcctcaacgagaaCTTCCGAAAACACCTTACCACGAAACCGGTTTGGACAATGCATGAAATCCAGACGGTGGCCAAGGAGTACATAAAcgacgaggaagtcagccgagtTGTGGCCGCCAACAAACGGCAGCCCAGCTACAATCAAGCCCGGCAACAGGGCAATGGGGAAAGACCAAAGGGACAAACCAGAGAAGAGGCGCTGAGTAAGGCACCAAGGACATTCCCCCGAGTCGGGAAATTCACCAACTACACTCCGCTTAATCTCCCCATCGTGGAAGTCTACCAACAAATAGCCGAGAAAGGAATCCTGCCGAAGCCCCGACCACTCAAAGACCGCACCGGAGGGAACAAGAACCTTTATTGTGATTACCACAAGGGTTACGGTCACCTAACGCAGGATTGTTTCGACTTGAAGGATGCATTGGACACAAGCGATAAGGGAAGGTAA
- the LOC130983165 gene encoding uncharacterized protein LOC130983165, with product MGIERSGENKILGLRFTSRHKRSKSLPVKKGAEEHDNQLEALDSMKLDMGYLTECTKARNEVHTTLKQEILQLERRLQDQFEVRCTLEKALGYRPSALVNPNDNTMSKPATELIKEIAVLELEVVYLEQHLLSLYRKAFDQHLSSVSPSTKEETVKLPQATPQPRLTQVSKPQVLTKTECSAVQSNNSHEPQTQGKEHKGNLPEDMHMYSGVYRCHSSLSHYSAFTRSSPPSEPLTKPPRACHSQPLSMMEYGQSNPSNIISLAEHLGTRISDHVLETPNKLSEDMIKCISAIYCKLADPPSLHPGLLSPTSSLSSTSAFSIGDQGDMWSPRFRNNSSFDARLDNPFHVEGLKEFSGPYSTMVEVTWIYREIHKSGDADKLLQHFRSLISRLEEVNPGKLKHEEKLAFWINVHNALVMHAFLAYGIPQNNVKRTFLLLKAAYNVGGYTVTADTIQNIILGCRISRPGQWLRLFFSQKSKFRSADGRVGYAMEHPEPLSHFALCSGNHSDPAVRVYTAKRVIQELEAAKDEYIRATFGVRKDKKLLLPKLVESFTKDLELCPSQVMEMIQDSLPESLRKSVKKWQVVKSRKCIEWIPHNFNFRYLISKDMLK from the exons ATGGGGATTGAGAGAAGTGGAGAAAACAAAATTCTTGGACTGAGATTCACTTCAAGACACAAGCGTTCAAAGAG TCTTCCTGTTAAGAAAGGAGCGGAGGAACATGATAATCAGCTCGAGGCATTAGACTCAATGAAGCTG GATATGGGTTACCTCACAGAATGCACTAAAGCTAGAAATGAAGTCCACACTACTCTCAAGCAAGAG ATTCTACAACTAGAGAGAAGATTACAAGACCAATTTGAAGTTAGATGCACCCTAGAAAAGGCACTTGGATACAGGCCTTCAGCTCTTGTTAATCCAAATGATAATACCATGTCCAAG CCAGCCACAGAGTTAATCAAGGAGATTGCAGTGTTAGAGTTGGAAGTTGTGTATTTGGAGCAACATCTTCTCTCTTTATACCGTAAAGCTTTTGATCAACATTTATCTTCTGTCTCTCCTTCCACCAAGGAGGAGACTGTGAAGCTTCCTCAAGCAACGCCGCAACCTCGGCTCACTCAAGTTTCTAAGCCTCAAGTCTTAACCAAAACAGAATGCTCTGCAGTACAATCAAATAATAGCCATGAGCCTCAGACTCAGGGAAAAGAACACAAAGGAAATCTTCCAGAAGACATGCATATGTATTCTGGAGTTTACCGTTGCCATTCTTCATTGTCACATTATTCAGCATTTACAAGATCATCTCCACCATCAGAACCTTTAACTAAACCTCCCCGTGCCTGTCATTCTCAACCATTGTCCATGATGGAG TATGGCCAAAGCAATCCATCAAATATAATTAGTCTGGCAGAACATCTGGGTACGCGAATATCCGATCATGTTCTAGAGACACCTAACAAACTTTCCGAGGACATGATCAAATGCATATCAGCTATATATTGCAAGCTTGCAGACCCTCCATCATTGCATCCCGGCCTTTTGTCTCCCACTTCATCCTTGTCCTCAACCAGTGCCTTCTCCATTGGAGATCAAGGTGACATGTGGAGTCCAAGGTTCAGGAACAACTCCTCCTTCGATGCGCGGTTAGACAATCCATTCCATGTTGAAGGACTCAAGGAGTTCAGTGGACCTTACAGCACCATGGTTGAAGTAACATGGATTTATAGAGAAATTCATAAATCAGGCGATGCTGATAAGTTGCTCCAGCATTTCAG GTCACTTATTAGTCGATTAGAAGAAGTAAATCCTGGGAAGTTGAAACATGAAGAGAAGCTAGCTTTCTGGATCAATGTACACAATGCTTTGGTGATgcat GCATTTTTGGCTTATGGAATTCCACAAAACAATGTGAAAagaacttttcttcttctcaag GCTGCATATAATGTTGGTGGCTACACTGTTACTGCAGACACAATACAAAACATTATACTCGGATGCCGGATTTCTCGTCCTGGACAG TGGCTACGTTTGTTCTTTTCTCAAAAGAGCAAATTCAGAAGTGCAGATGGAAGAGTAGGATATGCAATGGAGCATCCTGAGCCTCTTTCACACTTCGCACTCTGTTCAGGGAACCATTCTGATCCAGCG GTACGTGTATATACAGCAAAGAGGGTGATTCAAGAGCTAGAAGCAGCAAAGGATGAGTACATTCGAGCTACATTTGGGGTACGGAAGGATAAAAAATTACTACTACCAAAGCTTGTTGAGTCATTCACCAAGGACTTAGAACTATGCCCAAGTCAGGTTATGGAGATGATCCAAGATTCTTTGCCAGAATCCCTTAGAAAGAGTGTGAAGAAATGGCAGGTGGTGAAATCCCGAAAATGCATAGAATGGATTCCACATAACTTCAATTTTCGATATCTCATATCTAAGGACATGCTCAAATGA
- the LOC130983167 gene encoding STS14 protein-like: MQRYTLFSLLLLLAMFLLVSEGATTPPAKEYLDAHNEARAAVGVQPLSWSDKLANATSLMVRYQRNNMACQFANLTASKYGGNQLWSGSAAGVAPRTAVEEWVKEKDFYNHSSNTCVSNHECGVYTQVVWRNTVQLGCSQAICVKDKASLTICFYEPPGNVIGESPY, encoded by the coding sequence ATGCAGCGTTATACTCTGTTctcgcttcttcttcttcttgccaTGTTCCTTCTCGTAAGCGAAGGAGCAACGACACCGCCAGCGAAGGAGTACTTAGACGCACACAACGAAGCAAGAGCCGCAGTGGGAGTTCAACCTCTCAGCTGGAGCGACAAGCTGGCCAACGCCACCAGCCTAATGGTGCGCTACCAGAGGAACAACATGGCCTGCCAGTTCGCCAACTTAACAGCCAGCAAGTACGGCGGCAACCAGCTCTGGTCGGGATCTGCGGCCGGCGTGGCGCCACGCACGGCGGTGGAGGAGTGGGTGAAGGAGAAAGACTTCTACAACCACAGCAGCAACACGTGCGTGTCGAACCACGAGTGCGGTGTTTACACGCAGGTGGTGTGGAGGAACACGGTGCAGCTTGGTTGCTCCCAAGCCATTTGCGTGAAGGACAAAGCTAGCTTGACCATTTGTTTCTATGAACCCCCTGGAAATGTCATTGGAGAGTCTCCTTACTGA